One region of Phoenix dactylifera cultivar Barhee BC4 unplaced genomic scaffold, palm_55x_up_171113_PBpolish2nd_filt_p 000564F, whole genome shotgun sequence genomic DNA includes:
- the LOC120103716 gene encoding LOW QUALITY PROTEIN: hydroxycinnamoyltransferase-like (The sequence of the model RefSeq protein was modified relative to this genomic sequence to represent the inferred CDS: inserted 1 base in 1 codon) translates to MEIPRAPQLSYQSSYPRFIPLFSLFSPETPLCFPTVSLSWWIGSSCFDLDHPQASALLKSYSFFKPQGGAMIITERRSTLVGPAEPTPRRRLWNSSLDLVVPRFHTPSVYFYRPDGSPDFFDAERLRAALAKALVPFYPMAGRLGRDEDGRIEIDCNGEGVLFVEAVADGMVDDFGDFAPTMELKRLIPKVEYTDDISAFPLLVLQVTYFKCGGVSLGVGMQHHAADGTSGLHFINSWSDVASGLGISXPPFIDRTLLRARDPPTPSFPHVEYQPPPSMKAAATSPPSLSAVKSGDPVTAVNLFKFTRAQLDLLKAKTPKGSSYSTYALFSAHVWRCASLARELPPDQLTKLYIATDGRQRLRPPLPAGYFGNVIFTATPVAAAAEVVSSEGAAGRIQASLARMDDQYLRSAVDYLEIQPDLRALVRGAHTFRCPNIGLTSWVRLPIHDADFGWGRPVFMGPGGIAYEGLAFVLPSPDGDGSLSLAISLQAEHMLRFQKLIYDI, encoded by the exons ATGGAGATCCCCAGGGCTCCCCAGCTCTCCTACCAGAGCTCTTATCCGCGCTTTATTCCACTATTCTCGTTATTCTCCCCTGAGACGCCTCTATGCTTTCCTACCGTCTCTCTCTCTTGGTG GATTGGCTCAAGCTGTTTTGATCTCGATCACCCTCAGGCCTCAGCCCTTCTTAAGAGCTACAGTTTCTTTAAG CCGCAGGGAGGAGCGATGATCATAACGGAGCGACGGTCGACACTGGTCGGTCCGGCGGAGCCGACGCCACGGCGACGGCTGTGGAACTCGAGCCTCGACCTGGTCGTGCCGCGTTTCCACACGCCGAGCGTCTACTTCTACCGGCCGGACGGTTCGCCGGACTTCTTCGATGCGGAGAGGCTCCGCGCGGCGCTGGCCAAGGCGCTGGTGCCCTTCTACCCGATGGCCGGGCGGCTCGGGCGGGACGAGGACGGCCGGATCGAAATCGACTGCAACGGCGAGGGGGTGCTCTTTGTGGAAGCCGTGGCCGACGGCATGGTCGATGATTTCGGGGACTTCGCGCCGACGATGGAGCTAAAGCGACTCATCCCCAAAGTGGAGTACACCGACGACATCTCCGCCTTTCCTCTTCTCGTTCTGCAG GTGACCTACTTCAAGTGCGGCGGCGTGTCGCTGGGCGTGGGGATGCAGCACCACGCCGCCGACGGAACCTCCGGCCTCCACTTCATCAACTCCTGGTCCGACGTCGCCAGCGGCCTTGGCATCT GCCCCCCCTTCATCGACCGGACCCTCCTCCGCGCACGCGACCCCCCAACCCCTTCCTTCCCACACGTCGAGTACCAGCCCCCGCCCTCCATGAAGGCAGCGGCAACCTCACCGCCCTCCCTCAGTGCGGTGAAATCCGGCGATCCTGTCACCGCCGTCAACCTCTTCAAGTTCACCCGCGCCCAGCTCGACCTCCTCAAGGCCAAAACCCCCAAAGGATCCAGCTACAGCACGTACGCCCTCTTCTCCGCGCACGTCTGGCGGTGCGCGAGCCTGGCGCGCGAGCTCCCCCCGGACCAGCTCACCAAGCTATACATCGCGACCGACGGCCGCCAGCGTCTCCGGCCGCCGCTCCCGGCGGGATATTTCGGGAACGTGATCTTCACGGCGAcgccggtggcggcggcggcggaggtagTCAGCAGCGAGGGGGCGGCGGGAAGGATCCAGGCGTCGCTCGCCAGGATGGACGACCAGTACCTGAGGTCGGCGGTGGACTACTTGGAGATCCAGCCGGATCTGAGGGCCTTGGTCAGGGGGGCCCACACGTTCCGGTGCCCGAATATTGGGCTGACGAGCTGGGTCCGGCTGCCGATCCACGACGCCGACTTCGGGTGGGGCCGGCCGGTGTTCATGGGGCCTGGTGGGATCGCGTACGAGGGGCTGGCCTTCGTGCTCCCCAGCCCCGACGGCGACGGCAGCCTCTCGCTGGCCATCTCGCTGCAAGCCGAGCACATGCTCCGGTTCCAGAAGCTCATCTACGATATCTGA